GTTGTTTTGGTATTTCATCCCTTGGCTTCGCATCGAGCGCAGTGGCTGCGGGTGGTTTTTCTGTCTGCGATGCTGTTTTCTTTTCTGCGGCTGTCACCTGATCATCAAGCGGCGCAGCACTTAATCGCAGGGCACTCAATCCGCCCACGACAATCAAAGCACTGACAATAATAGCAATCGTCGAGATGCGATTCTCACACTGGAGAAGGGGCTGTACCGATTTCACCAGCATATTGATCCGCTGCAGGAGTTGGGAATGTTGGTCACGGATGCCCAGAGTTCCCGCCAGTTTCGGTTGACTTTCGGCACGTGCCAGCGATACGAGAAACGACGCATAGTCTTCCGTCGAATCACCTTGTTGAGCCGCAAACGCGTCAGCGAGAAAATCCTGGCTGAGTGTCAACTGCCGTCGCAGCCACCAATAGACGGGTTGGTAGAAACAAACGAACTTCACCAGATTCGCCAGCAGCAGCGTGCTAAAATCACGTCGTAACACGTGAGACCATTCATGTGCCAGGCACCAGCGCAATTGTGCTGCGCTTTCCTCAGCCGCGAGTGCGGCGGGAATCACAATGGTTGGTCGCGATAATCCCCACATGAAGGGACTCCGCACTTGTTGACTGACTAGCAGGCGTGCGTTTTGAGTATGAGAACCAGCGATCGACGTCAACAATTCGCAAAGTTCAGCAGAAGCCGGTTGTGCCGATCTGGCGATACGACTTCGCCGGACGAATCCCAGGGCGGCTCGAACAAACAGAAAACCTACGATTGCCAGATAGGCCATCTGCAACGCGCGAAAAATGATTGTCGTTAAAACGCCGCCGGTAGTGGACTGCGGTGCGACTTGCTCTGCCGGTGTTAGAGTTTCTCGTGGAACAGTGTCTGCGTTCTGCTTCGTCATCGGATTGAAGGGAAGCGGTGGTTCGTGCATCGCAACTTCGGTATGCTGTGGCGGCATCAGGACAATCTCCGCTGATTCGGGAGATCGGTTTTGATCAGACAATGGATCTATATTACTGCCAGTCTCTTGCCACAAGTTCAACGAATATTTGGGAATGATATTTCCCTGCTGCAGCAGCGGCACCAGCAGGCAGGCTATGAAAGTCCAGTGAATGATGCGAATACGATAGACGGGTTCGCGACAGAACCAGACGGCCAAACCGCCCAGGAAAAGTATGATCGCGCCGAAAACAGTCGCATCCAGAAGCCACGAGCCAACTGCGTTGAGCCACCACATATCACTTTCTCCCCTTGCGAGTACGTGCCTTTTTTTGACGTGCTTCCGTAATCAGCGACTCAAGCTCGACTAGGTCTTTGTCGCTGAGTTTCTCTGAATTCAGCATGTTTAAGACGAGTTCGTTCAACGCACCATCATAAACTTTATGCAGAAATCGTGACGAAACGTCTTCTCGTGTGCGCAGCGGTCGATAAAGAAAAGACCGCCCTTCACGACGATGTGCGACGAGGCCTTTGTCATCCATGATACGCAACTGCGTTTGAATCGTATTGAAATGCAATCCTGATTCCGGCTCAAGACGCGCATGCACATCGCGCACCGAACCTTCTTCAATGCGCCAAAGCACTTTCAGAATTTCCATTTCGCGTTCTGTGGGGGCAGAGTCCATTGATTATCTCTTCTATCAGTCAACTGTCTGGTAATGTCGGTCGGGTCAAAATTGCAATGAAAAGGGAATACCTAATAAATTAGTTATATAGAATCCATGGCGGACTGTCAATCATATACCTAAAGAATTCGGTGAACTGATTTCGTATTCAGTGAAACCGGTGATGGATTCCAACGGGCTGAAATCGGAAAAGTATGGAACCAGTCCATTTTATGACGAATGTTTTGGGAGAAGGAGAAGTAAATAGAATGCCTGACGCTGGTCGGTACGCAGTATTAGTGCAACGATCAATCGAAAGACCAACGCATTGGAGAACAGAGATGGTGGCTCCTGCTTTACTGGCTAACTCTTTGCGAAAAAGGTGGTTAACGGTCATAGCGGGCATACTGAGTTTCGCCGCTTCCATCACAATGTTGTCCTGCCGAGACGCATTTGCAGAACCTCTCGATGTGAAAACGATTATTCGAGAATGGCAGGCAGCAGCGAATTCGGTGCGATCACTTCACATTCAAATGAAAGGCGTCGATGCGCAGCGCGCCGTCGAACTGGATGGTGGAGTTTCGGTGGCGGGCGACCAGCAAATGATCGAGATGCCGCGCGAGATTGAGTACTGGTTGTATGCCGAGGACAACCGGGAACGATATCATAAAATTTATATTGGCCCTTCTTCCGACGGTTTGATCCCCTTGGAATTCACGGTCGTGAATACAAAACGGGAACAGCGGGAACTCAATCCTGGCGGGGTCGGGTTGAATCCGTATGACGAACTCAAAATCAACTCGCCGGCGGGTGTGCAGGATTATGAGATCAATGCACTGCGAATACTTCTCAACCGAACCGATTCCGGTCAACCATACTTTTCACAAAATAAATTCGTTCTTCTGAAAGAAACAGCAGAGGTCATCAATGGCATCAGACTTCGGGCGCTCGAATGTCCTGGGGAACGCGGGATACGAATCTGGTTCCAGGCAGCCGCCCCGTTTTACATTTCACGAATCGAACTCGGGCTGAGCGACCGCAAACGCTTTGGACATGCTGAGTACCGTTATGAATATCAAGATCCCCGTCATCACCAGGACGTTCCTGAATTTCCAATACTGAAGGCGGTTGAGATCAACGGCTATGATCCTGTAGGTAATCTTCGGCAACATTTACGGTCTACTGTTACCGAGTGGAATTTGAATCCGGTGATCGACGATAGGCAGTTTCAACTCGAACCTGGCACGGGCGCCATCATTACTGATTACACCACCACTCCAGAAACAAGCTTTATCCGTCTGGCCGACGGCACGAACCGCCAGCTGGAACGTCACGAATTAAGACGTGATGCATTTCTGAAGCTTTCTGCTGAAGTGCAGCGAAGTCCGATGAA
The sequence above is a segment of the Gimesia algae genome. Coding sequences within it:
- a CDS encoding BlaI/MecI/CopY family transcriptional regulator, with amino-acid sequence MDSAPTEREMEILKVLWRIEEGSVRDVHARLEPESGLHFNTIQTQLRIMDDKGLVAHRREGRSFLYRPLRTREDVSSRFLHKVYDGALNELVLNMLNSEKLSDKDLVELESLITEARQKKARTRKGRK